One genomic region from Carettochelys insculpta isolate YL-2023 chromosome 4, ASM3395843v1, whole genome shotgun sequence encodes:
- the LOC142012224 gene encoding neurofilament light polypeptide-like, whose product MSYEPCGFGKPWQEYRSVRSTKSTVSSSLYALHRPALAPPRRPGRGASLEKLDLSQVSSLNAELLGLRAQEKEQLVDLNDRFASYIEKVHGLEQQNQSLLAELQVLRQKQQDPSRLQLLFRQELRSLRGLLEAEAGEKLRMEAAQDQLHEARRQLKARYEEEARLRLQAEETLRKVREEAGQAALINSDVQGSIGSLLGEIAFLRKLFGQESAELAAQVEAASLPVDVSPGGAKPDLAAALREIRAQYEALAGRNMQAAEDWYRTRFASVAEQAGRNNEAVRSMREETAEYRRLLQSRSAEVEALRGVIDSLNKQLESAEDRQSSEVAAYQERVAQLEQEIREAKQEMAQYLREYQDLLSVKMALDIEIAAYRKLLEGEEIRLSYTPSL is encoded by the exons ATGAGCTATGAGCCCTGTGGCTTCGGCAAGCCATGGCAGGAGTACAGGAGCGTGCGCTCCACCAAGTCCACTGTCTCCTCCTCCCTGTATGCCCTGCACCGGCCGGCGCTGGCTCCCCCCAGGCGTCCAGGGCGCGGGGCCTCCCTGGAGAAGCTGGACCTCTCCCAGGTGAGCAGcctgaatgcagagctgctggggctgcgggCTCAGGAGAAGGAGCAGCTGGTAGACCTCAACGACCGCTTTGCCAGCTACATTGAAAAGGTgcatgggctggagcagcagaaCCAGTCGCTGCTGgcggagctgcaggtgctgcggCAGAAGCAGCAGGACCCCTCGCGCCTGCAGCTGCTCTTCCGGCAGGAGCTGCGCAGCCTGCGGGGCCTGCTAGAGGCAGAGGCGGGCGAGAAGCTGCGCATGGAGGCCGCCCAGGACCAGCTGCATGAGGCCCGCAGGCAGCTGAAGGCGCGGTACGAGGAAGAGGCCCGGCTGCGGCTGCAGGCCGAGGAGACCCTGCGGAAGGTGCGGGAGGAGGCCGGCCAGGCTGCGCTCATCAACAGCGATGTGCAGGGCAGCATCGGGTCCCTGCTGGGGGAGATTGCCTTCCTCCGCAAGCTCTTCGGGCAGGAGAGCGCCGAGCTGGCGGCCCAGgtggaggcagccagcctgcccGTGGATGTCAGCCCGGGGGGAGCCAAGCCAGACCTGGCGGCCGCGCTGCGGGAGATCCGGGCGCAGTACGAGGCGCTGGCTGGCAGGAACATGCAGGCGGCTGAGGACTGGTACCGTACCAGGTTCGCCTCAGTGGCTGAGCAGGCCGGCAGGAACAATGAGGCCGTGAGGTCCATGCGGGAGGAGACGGCCGAGTACCGGCGCCTGCTGCAGTCCCGCTCCGCTGAGGTCGAGGCCCTGCGCGGCGTCATCGACTCCCTCAACAAGCAGCTGGAGAGCGCGGAGGACAGGCAGAGCAGCGAGGTTGCCGCGTACCAG GAGCgtgtggcccagctggagcaggagatCAGGGAGGCCAAGCAGGAAATGGCCCAATACCTGCGCGAGTACCAGGACCTGCTCAGCGTCAAGATGGCACTGGACATTGAGATTGCTGCCTACAG GAAGCTGCTGGAGGGGGAAGAGATCCGGCTGAGCTACACACCCTCCCTGTGA